One window of Nostoc sp. C052 genomic DNA carries:
- a CDS encoding efflux RND transporter permease subunit yields MWIVKLALRRPYTFVITSILIFALGIVTITRMATDIFPEINIPVVSVIWSYSGVSPEEMEQRIVTASERSFTTTVNDIEHIESQSLNGVSVIKVFFQPGAKIEAAVAQLTSNTQTILRGLPPGITPPLIVRYNASNVPILQLSVSSTSLSEQELYDNGNNFLRTQLATVQGASVPLPYGGKPRQIMVDIDPQALFAKGLSATDVTTAISAQNLILPGGNAKLGDREYSVRLNSSPQVLEALNNLPIKQINGTVIYIRDVAQVHDGFAVQNNIVRRDGRRSSLLTILKNGSASTLDVVARVKERLPKIQATLPKELDLEIIFDQSIFVKASIHGVLTEGLIAACLTAAMILLFLGSWRSTLIVAISIPLSILCSIIALRLIGQTLNIMTLGGLSLAVGILVDDATVEIENIHRNLGQGKPLQQAILDGAQQIAVPAFVSTLAICIVFIPIVFLTGVAQSLFMPLGMAVVFAMLASYLLSRTVVPMLAKFLLGKELHLYTEHENLGNNGHVSDPVSKKDIFWRIHEQFNRQFEKFRQNYRNTLAKALNHRGVVFAMFGAFWVSALVLLPFVGQDFFPQVDAGQFRLHVRAPAGTRLEKTEQIFTQVENEIRRVIPEQELEIILDNIGLPVGGVNLAFSDTATIGAGDGEILVGLKEGKHHSTWQYVRQLRQTLTAQFPELTFFFQPADIVTQILNFGLPAPIDIQVIGPAKNRRDNYKIARQIKTKIAQIPGAVDVHLHQIVDAPDLRINVDRDQAQRNGLTQRDVANNLLTSLSSSGQTSPNFWLDPIKGVSYPIAVQVPQYKLNSLEKIQNTPVANGSNSSQLLSNIAIAKRGKAPAVVNHYNVQPVFNIYANVQGRDLGGVASDIYKIVGQFQQKLPRGTSIMVKGQVETMNSSFLGLEVGLIFAIGLVYCLIVVNFQSWIDPFIIMMALPNALAGIVWILFVTNTTFSVPSLMGAIMSIGVATANSILLVTFANEQRLIGEKAVSAALSAGYTRLRPVLMTAAAMIMGMLPMSLGLGEGGEQNAPLGRAVIGGLLAATVATLIFVPVIYSILRRKQPQNLELEEELSSTIKLTVANR; encoded by the coding sequence ATGTGGATTGTTAAACTTGCTCTTCGTCGTCCCTATACATTTGTAATTACTTCCATACTTATTTTTGCTTTAGGAATAGTTACTATTACGCGCATGGCAACGGATATTTTTCCAGAAATTAATATTCCCGTTGTCAGTGTAATTTGGTCTTATAGTGGTGTCTCACCAGAAGAAATGGAACAGCGGATCGTGACAGCGAGCGAACGATCCTTTACAACCACTGTTAATGATATTGAACACATCGAATCGCAATCACTCAATGGTGTTAGCGTCATAAAAGTTTTCTTCCAACCAGGAGCAAAAATTGAAGCAGCAGTAGCTCAACTTACCTCTAATACTCAAACGATTCTTCGAGGTTTACCTCCAGGAATTACACCTCCTTTAATTGTTCGCTACAATGCGTCTAATGTGCCAATTCTTCAACTAAGTGTTAGCAGCACATCACTATCAGAGCAAGAACTTTACGATAACGGCAATAATTTTCTACGGACTCAGCTAGCGACTGTTCAAGGTGCATCTGTACCGTTGCCTTATGGAGGTAAACCTCGGCAAATTATGGTAGATATTGACCCGCAGGCACTATTTGCTAAAGGTCTTTCAGCTACAGATGTCACAACCGCAATCAGCGCCCAAAATCTGATCTTACCTGGAGGAAATGCCAAATTAGGCGATCGCGAGTACAGTGTTCGACTCAATAGCAGTCCCCAAGTCTTAGAAGCCTTAAACAATTTACCCATTAAACAGATTAACGGCACTGTAATTTATATACGTGATGTTGCCCAAGTCCATGATGGTTTTGCAGTGCAGAACAATATTGTTCGTCGAGATGGGCGACGCTCTAGCTTATTAACTATTCTCAAAAATGGTAGTGCTTCAACTTTAGATGTTGTAGCTAGAGTCAAAGAAAGACTACCCAAAATTCAAGCTACATTACCCAAAGAATTAGATTTAGAAATCATATTTGATCAATCCATATTTGTTAAAGCTTCTATCCACGGAGTATTAACCGAAGGATTGATTGCAGCTTGTTTAACTGCCGCCATGATTTTATTATTCTTAGGCAGTTGGCGCAGCACTTTAATTGTGGCAATTTCTATCCCTTTATCAATTCTTTGTTCTATCATTGCTCTGCGATTGATCGGACAAACTCTGAATATTATGACTTTGGGAGGTCTATCTCTAGCAGTTGGGATTTTAGTTGATGATGCCACAGTAGAAATTGAAAATATCCATCGTAACTTGGGACAAGGAAAACCTTTGCAACAAGCTATTTTAGATGGCGCACAACAAATAGCTGTTCCGGCTTTTGTTTCAACGTTGGCAATCTGTATTGTTTTTATCCCAATTGTCTTTTTAACAGGAGTAGCACAATCGCTATTTATGCCTTTAGGAATGGCGGTTGTTTTTGCGATGCTTGCCTCTTATCTACTGTCGCGGACAGTAGTACCAATGTTGGCAAAGTTTCTCCTTGGTAAGGAACTACATCTTTATACTGAACATGAAAATTTAGGTAATAATGGTCATGTATCTGACCCAGTTTCCAAAAAAGATATTTTCTGGCGAATTCATGAGCAGTTTAACCGCCAATTTGAGAAATTTCGCCAAAACTATCGAAATACTTTAGCCAAAGCTCTAAATCATCGGGGTGTAGTTTTTGCGATGTTTGGTGCTTTTTGGGTAAGCGCCTTAGTTTTACTACCTTTTGTTGGTCAAGACTTTTTTCCTCAAGTAGATGCAGGTCAGTTTCGCCTGCATGTCCGCGCTCCTGCGGGAACACGACTTGAAAAAACAGAACAGATTTTTACTCAAGTTGAAAATGAGATTCGTCGGGTTATTCCTGAGCAAGAATTAGAAATTATTCTTGACAATATTGGTTTACCTGTAGGTGGAGTCAACCTGGCTTTTAGTGACACAGCAACCATCGGCGCTGGTGATGGAGAAATTCTTGTCGGTCTTAAAGAAGGTAAACATCATTCTACTTGGCAATATGTTAGACAACTACGCCAAACATTAACCGCCCAATTTCCTGAATTAACCTTCTTTTTCCAACCTGCGGATATAGTGACTCAAATTCTCAATTTCGGTTTACCAGCCCCTATTGATATTCAGGTCATAGGGCCAGCTAAGAATCGCCGAGATAACTACAAAATTGCCCGACAAATCAAAACCAAAATAGCTCAAATTCCGGGAGCAGTTGATGTTCATTTGCATCAAATTGTTGATGCCCCAGACCTACGTATTAATGTAGATCGTGATCAAGCACAACGTAACGGTTTAACTCAACGAGATGTTGCCAATAACCTACTCACATCATTAAGTTCTAGTGGTCAAACATCACCCAATTTTTGGCTTGATCCTATCAAAGGAGTCAGTTATCCAATAGCAGTACAAGTTCCCCAGTACAAACTTAACTCACTAGAAAAAATTCAGAATACTCCTGTTGCGAACGGTTCTAATTCGTCACAACTTTTAAGCAATATTGCTATTGCTAAACGTGGAAAAGCTCCTGCTGTTGTTAATCATTACAATGTACAGCCTGTATTTAACATTTACGCCAATGTTCAAGGTCGTGATTTAGGTGGTGTAGCCAGCGATATTTATAAAATAGTTGGGCAATTTCAGCAGAAGTTACCGCGTGGAACGTCAATTATGGTGAAAGGTCAAGTAGAAACGATGAATTCATCTTTTCTAGGATTAGAAGTAGGATTGATATTTGCTATTGGATTAGTTTATTGCTTAATAGTAGTCAATTTTCAATCTTGGATTGATCCATTCATTATTATGATGGCACTGCCAAATGCTTTAGCCGGAATTGTCTGGATATTGTTTGTGACTAACACGACTTTTAGTGTACCTTCTTTGATGGGTGCAATTATGAGTATTGGGGTTGCTACTGCTAATAGTATTTTGCTTGTTACCTTTGCTAATGAGCAACGTCTAATAGGAGAAAAAGCTGTTTCGGCGGCTTTATCTGCTGGTTATACCCGTTTGCGTCCAGTATTAATGACCGCTGCGGCCATGATTATGGGGATGTTACCAATGTCTCTTGGTTTAGGAGAAGGTGGTGAACAAAATGCTCCTTTAGGACGTGCTGTAATTGGTGGATTATTAGCAGCAACAGTAGCAACTTTAATTTTTGTACCTGTAATTTATAGTATTTTGCGCCGAAAACAACCCCAAAATTTAGAGTTAGAGGAAGAACTATCCTCTACTATAAAATTAACTGTAGCTAATCGATAA
- a CDS encoding efflux RND transporter periplasmic adaptor subunit: protein MDTQENTQVNNSDIAATTKKSRFTSITIIATTTLVVTGLLALGIIPRLQKQSELNAFAKSTKKVSSVNVVQPKVAANFTELVLPSSIQASQETTIYARTSGYLQKKLVDIGERVNRGQLLAIIDAPETDQDIQQARAELAKSEANLAQVQADLAQKQSNLSQTKANLKARQAELAEARTNLELARQTWQRWQLLQKQGAVTTQAADERESAFNASRANVDTLIARVNSDQESVNTALAAINSQKANINAFIASKSVSKSDLQRITSLQTFKQIVAPFAGVITARNIDTGALISAGSNSNSGNSWLFKIAQTDNLRIRINVPQAFVQSIHPGQTALVRVRELPKKSFAGKVIRTADVLDATSNTLLTEIEVQNSDNVLRPGMYAEVTFKAERANPPLLVPANTLVINADGIQVATVTKEKKVKYQKVELGRDYGTEVEVVSGLSPNVRLITNPTDALQDGKSVQVLASKHKTKN from the coding sequence ATGGATACTCAAGAAAATACCCAAGTTAATAATTCTGATATTGCAGCAACGACTAAAAAAAGTCGTTTCACTTCGATCACCATTATTGCTACGACTACTTTAGTTGTTACTGGACTTTTAGCACTTGGTATTATACCTCGTTTACAAAAGCAATCAGAATTAAATGCTTTCGCTAAATCTACAAAAAAAGTCTCTTCGGTTAATGTAGTTCAGCCAAAAGTTGCCGCTAATTTCACTGAACTAGTCCTACCTAGCAGTATTCAAGCCAGCCAAGAAACCACAATTTATGCCCGTACTAGCGGCTATTTACAAAAGAAATTAGTGGATATTGGCGAACGTGTTAATAGGGGACAGCTATTAGCTATAATTGACGCCCCGGAAACTGACCAAGATATACAGCAAGCTCGTGCAGAATTGGCAAAATCTGAGGCGAATCTGGCTCAAGTTCAGGCAGATTTAGCACAAAAGCAAAGTAATCTTTCTCAAACAAAAGCTAACTTAAAAGCTAGACAGGCGGAATTAGCCGAAGCACGTACTAACCTAGAATTAGCACGTCAAACTTGGCAACGTTGGCAATTACTTCAAAAGCAAGGAGCCGTGACTACACAAGCGGCTGATGAACGTGAAAGTGCTTTTAATGCAAGTCGAGCTAATGTAGATACTTTAATTGCGCGCGTTAATTCAGACCAAGAAAGTGTAAATACTGCTCTTGCAGCTATTAATTCTCAAAAAGCTAATATTAATGCGTTTATCGCAAGTAAGAGTGTTAGTAAATCAGATTTACAACGGATAACTTCTTTGCAAACATTCAAACAAATTGTTGCTCCTTTTGCGGGTGTAATTACTGCTCGTAACATAGATACAGGAGCTTTAATTTCTGCGGGGAGCAATAGTAATAGTGGAAATTCCTGGTTATTTAAGATTGCTCAGACGGATAATTTACGTATCCGAATTAATGTTCCCCAGGCTTTTGTGCAATCAATTCACCCTGGACAAACTGCGCTTGTTCGTGTTCGTGAGCTACCGAAAAAATCTTTTGCTGGTAAAGTTATTCGGACAGCTGATGTCTTAGATGCTACTTCTAATACTCTTTTAACTGAAATTGAAGTACAGAATTCAGACAATGTGTTGCGTCCTGGGATGTATGCTGAAGTGACTTTTAAGGCTGAACGTGCCAATCCACCTTTATTAGTACCAGCTAATACCTTAGTTATTAATGCAGATGGTATACAAGTAGCTACTGTCACGAAGGAAAAGAAAGTTAAGTACCAGAAAGTAGAGCTTGGACGAGATTATGGTACTGAAGTTGAAGTTGTTTCTGGTTTAAGCCCTAATGTGAGGTTAATTACTAATCCTACAGATGCTCTCCAAGATGGGAAATCGGTTCAGGTACTTGCATCTAAGCATAAGACTAAGAATTGA
- a CDS encoding zinc-dependent dehydrogenase — MKAQVFRGVNQLSYEDIPVPTVEPDEVLVQVRVVGLCQSDIKKIRYPLYEPPRIFGHETAGTIAALGNNVKGWQVGQRVAVMHHIPCMRCAYCLNDNFSMCDVYKNISTTAGFNASGGGFADYVKVPGHIVENGGLIPIPYNISFEEASFVEPTNCCLKAVKKAQIAPGQTVLVTGAGPIGLMFIMLVKYFGAKAIATDLLPSRIDKALSVGAEAAFDARDPDLTAKISALTGGLGVDVTLLAVPSEKAFFQALDNTRKGGKILFFAEFPDELEIPINPNILYRREIDLIGSYSSSYRLQNLSADIVFNQRIDVKALISDRYPLKDLSAAVEQAIAPTPDTYKILIYP; from the coding sequence GTGAAAGCACAGGTATTTAGAGGCGTCAATCAACTGTCTTACGAAGATATCCCAGTTCCAACTGTGGAACCAGATGAAGTGCTGGTACAGGTGCGGGTTGTGGGGTTGTGTCAGTCAGATATTAAAAAAATTCGTTATCCACTGTATGAACCGCCGCGCATTTTTGGACATGAAACTGCCGGCACGATCGCAGCATTAGGCAATAATGTTAAAGGTTGGCAAGTTGGACAACGGGTAGCAGTAATGCACCACATCCCTTGTATGCGTTGCGCCTACTGTCTAAATGATAATTTCTCGATGTGCGATGTTTACAAAAACATCTCCACAACCGCAGGTTTTAACGCCAGTGGTGGCGGTTTTGCCGATTATGTCAAGGTTCCTGGACATATTGTGGAAAATGGTGGGTTGATTCCCATCCCATATAACATCAGTTTTGAAGAAGCGAGTTTTGTAGAGCCTACTAATTGCTGCTTGAAAGCTGTGAAAAAAGCCCAAATTGCTCCAGGACAAACTGTGTTAGTTACTGGTGCTGGGCCCATTGGGTTAATGTTTATTATGTTGGTGAAGTATTTCGGAGCAAAAGCGATCGCTACCGATTTACTACCTTCTAGAATTGATAAAGCCTTGAGTGTCGGTGCAGAGGCGGCTTTTGATGCCCGCGATCCTGATTTAACCGCCAAAATCTCTGCCTTAACTGGTGGACTAGGTGTTGATGTAACTTTGCTGGCTGTTCCTAGTGAGAAAGCTTTCTTTCAAGCACTTGATAATACCCGCAAAGGTGGCAAAATCTTGTTTTTTGCCGAATTTCCTGATGAGTTGGAAATTCCCATTAATCCCAATATCCTCTACCGTCGAGAAATTGACTTGATCGGTAGTTATAGCTCATCTTATCGGCTTCAGAATCTATCAGCCGATATTGTATTTAATCAACGAATTGATGTGAAAGCGTTGATTAGCGATCGCTATCCATTAAAAGATTTATCAGCAGCGGTGGAGCAAGCGATCGCACCTACACCGGATACTTATAAAATATTAATTTACCCGTAA
- a CDS encoding inorganic phosphate transporter has protein sequence MLITLLFVALLAFYVAWNLGANDVANAMGTSVGSKAVTLKQALIIAGVLEFTGAVLFGHEVTETLATKIANPALFAATPQIFVVGMVTVLISCGVWLQIATSRGLPVSSSHAVVGAIAGFSWVALGVGAIDWSSIGLITIGWILTPLISGAIAALFYSQIKHWILDQPNQVVQLQEWIPWLSTLLLGVFGVIVLPSLTEPLTNFVIEQVGFTIPSHDIPLLTGAVAVVGLTIISWRQLGETGGGGLEEKFLPPTQELPSIQNPKSKIQNPVERLFARFQLLSACFVAFAHGSNDVGNAIAPLAAIVYINRTGSVPTDGITIPLWILILGGAGIVGGLAVWGKKVIATIGENIIALQPSSGFCAELATATTILIASRLGLPVSTSHALVGGVVGIGLVQNLKSIKFQTLKGIAAAWLITIPVSAALSAAIFSIARILFF, from the coding sequence ATGCTTATTACCCTACTTTTCGTCGCTCTACTAGCTTTCTACGTCGCTTGGAATCTCGGAGCAAACGATGTCGCTAATGCGATGGGAACCTCTGTAGGTTCCAAGGCTGTCACCCTCAAACAGGCACTAATAATTGCTGGTGTATTAGAGTTTACGGGTGCTGTGTTGTTTGGACATGAAGTAACGGAAACTCTAGCAACGAAAATTGCTAATCCCGCCTTATTCGCAGCTACACCCCAAATATTCGTTGTTGGAATGGTAACGGTACTAATATCTTGTGGTGTGTGGTTGCAAATTGCCACATCACGCGGTTTACCTGTATCGTCTTCTCATGCGGTTGTTGGTGCGATCGCAGGATTTAGCTGGGTAGCTTTGGGAGTAGGTGCAATTGATTGGTCATCAATTGGCTTAATTACCATTGGCTGGATTTTAACGCCATTAATTAGTGGTGCGATCGCTGCTTTATTTTACAGTCAAATCAAGCACTGGATTTTGGATCAACCTAATCAAGTAGTCCAGTTACAAGAATGGATTCCCTGGCTGAGTACTCTGCTGCTAGGTGTATTCGGCGTGATTGTATTACCATCGTTAACTGAACCGCTAACCAATTTTGTAATTGAGCAAGTTGGTTTTACAATCCCTTCTCATGACATACCCCTATTAACCGGTGCAGTAGCAGTAGTTGGACTCACAATCATTAGTTGGCGACAGTTAGGGGAGACGGGGGGAGGCGGATTGGAAGAAAAATTTTTACCCCCGACTCAGGAATTACCATCAATCCAAAATCCCAAATCTAAAATCCAAAATCCTGTTGAGCGCTTATTCGCCCGATTCCAACTACTAAGTGCTTGCTTTGTCGCCTTTGCTCATGGTTCTAATGATGTAGGAAATGCGATCGCTCCTTTAGCTGCGATCGTTTACATCAATCGCACTGGTAGCGTACCTACCGATGGTATAACTATCCCCCTTTGGATTTTAATTCTTGGTGGTGCTGGTATTGTTGGTGGTTTAGCTGTCTGGGGTAAAAAAGTCATCGCCACCATTGGCGAAAACATTATTGCCTTGCAACCTAGTAGTGGATTTTGTGCCGAACTGGCAACCGCTACCACCATCCTCATCGCTTCCCGGCTAGGTTTACCAGTCTCCACCTCTCACGCTCTTGTCGGTGGTGTCGTTGGTATTGGATTAGTGCAAAATCTCAAGTCGATTAAGTTTCAAACTCTAAAAGGTATTGCTGCCGCTTGGCTAATTACAATCCCCGTAAGTGCTGCCCTTAGCGCTGCCATCTTTAGCATTGCCCGAATTTTATTTTTCTAA
- a CDS encoding EamA family transporter, protein MGRFEKQPENPRIRGELSRAAENALWAVVEDLENLQQNVLRGLQEDVKRLQSEKNRLSDEIQSLVEEKEHLQQVRQITEQQVLIRQLAEVLAKHISSQLQSSLATLASQNIEGKSYEQAALKSAEVSSNVVGEINAKVEHMFDSLDDTVTVTFNSLQQELKNYQSNLSQQLSRMYSQQQQGETILTEFVNRLHGELEKTIEETSRKPATGGIPTVLQFTEPEKNSSVETSLPEFEEVVRNSLEPISPIPNQFSPRETTSEPLSITEKVANPISVLSKDLSQNETTSEPLSITEKVANPISVLSKDLSQNETTSEPLSITEKVANPISVPSKDLSESETTSESTAAVVPPPQDNANEPISVLNQELPENETPPVPPLASVLQPRIIRPSQKLNITEPISVLRKNESQSKAKSSSTTALEPPPEEKPPQSRSPNSSGLSTLQIGFLLIVSSVVVSSLYNVAIKVIFHEGSQIFGVLEVEQLLPPTLGNTLLILTLRFMVVVPLMVLLSPMLHPRLWQDLENLAASVRGNPTPANAATKQILILSIVSGCFLFLSQVLIYIAIAQVPTGMAIALFFIYPMVSGLLSWFLFRDRPTLFRIAAIAAICCGELLVLAGSPSIGIGNSSMGSSTAIISGVAFAAYIILTRVCASKLHPVTFTLINFTTMLLLSFICLMLPLPSNWNLVVVDPTKMLELVLSAFILGVLTLAGYLLNNIGIGKLGASRSALIGGSIPVLTVILAGLIIQENLDIVQILGVLFVTFGAAAFSFETMRNQVKPSNSTN, encoded by the coding sequence ATGGGGCGATTCGAGAAGCAACCAGAAAACCCAAGAATCAGAGGTGAGCTATCCAGAGCAGCAGAAAATGCGCTTTGGGCTGTAGTTGAAGACTTAGAAAATCTTCAGCAGAATGTCCTCAGAGGCTTGCAGGAAGACGTAAAGCGGCTTCAGTCAGAAAAAAATCGGTTATCTGATGAAATTCAAAGCTTGGTAGAGGAAAAAGAGCATTTACAACAAGTGCGCCAAATCACTGAGCAGCAAGTATTAATTCGGCAACTGGCAGAAGTTCTGGCAAAGCACATATCATCACAACTGCAATCCTCTCTGGCAACTTTAGCTAGCCAAAACATAGAGGGCAAATCTTACGAACAAGCTGCGCTGAAGTCTGCTGAAGTGAGCAGCAATGTAGTAGGTGAAATTAATGCAAAAGTCGAACACATGTTTGACAGTTTGGATGACACCGTTACTGTTACCTTTAATTCGCTACAACAGGAATTGAAGAACTATCAAAGTAATCTTTCCCAGCAGTTGTCACGGATGTATAGCCAGCAGCAGCAAGGGGAAACCATTTTAACGGAGTTTGTTAATCGCCTGCATGGAGAACTAGAAAAAACTATAGAAGAAACTTCACGTAAACCAGCAACAGGAGGTATACCTACTGTTTTGCAGTTTACGGAACCAGAAAAAAACAGTTCTGTTGAAACATCACTGCCAGAGTTTGAGGAAGTAGTAAGAAATTCTCTTGAGCCAATTTCCCCGATTCCCAATCAATTTTCACCAAGGGAAACGACATCAGAACCTCTGTCTATTACAGAAAAGGTTGCAAATCCAATTTCTGTACTCAGCAAGGATTTGTCGCAAAACGAAACAACATCAGAACCGCTGTCTATTACAGAAAAGGTTGCAAATCCAATTTCTGTACTCAGCAAGGATTTGTCGCAAAACGAAACAACGTCAGAACCGCTGTCTATTACAGAAAAGGTTGCAAATCCAATTTCTGTACCTAGTAAGGATTTGTCAGAAAGTGAAACGACATCAGAATCTACTGCTGCTGTAGTTCCACCACCACAAGACAATGCTAACGAACCCATTTCTGTCCTCAATCAGGAATTGCCAGAAAACGAAACGCCACCAGTGCCTCCGCTCGCATCTGTGCTACAGCCGAGAATAATTCGGCCTTCGCAAAAGCTAAATATTACTGAACCAATTTCTGTCCTTCGCAAGAACGAATCGCAGAGCAAAGCTAAATCCTCATCAACTACTGCGCTAGAACCACCGCCAGAAGAAAAACCCCCACAATCGCGATCGCCTAATTCCTCTGGCTTATCAACACTGCAAATCGGTTTCTTGTTAATTGTCTCATCGGTAGTGGTATCGTCGCTTTACAACGTAGCCATCAAGGTGATTTTCCACGAAGGTTCCCAGATTTTTGGGGTATTAGAAGTAGAGCAGTTACTACCGCCGACTTTGGGCAATACTCTGTTAATTTTGACGCTCCGGTTTATGGTAGTCGTACCACTGATGGTACTTTTGTCTCCGATGTTGCACCCAAGATTGTGGCAAGACTTGGAAAACTTGGCCGCTTCAGTCCGAGGCAATCCTACGCCTGCTAATGCAGCTACCAAGCAGATTTTGATATTGTCCATTGTGAGTGGATGCTTTTTGTTTTTATCTCAGGTGCTAATCTACATTGCGATCGCTCAAGTACCCACCGGAATGGCGATCGCACTGTTCTTTATCTATCCGATGGTTAGTGGTTTATTGTCGTGGTTTCTGTTTCGCGATCGCCCCACTCTATTCCGCATCGCGGCGATCGCGGCAATTTGCTGCGGCGAATTGTTGGTTTTAGCGGGTTCTCCCAGCATCGGTATCGGTAATAGTTCAATGGGTAGCAGCACCGCCATTATTTCGGGTGTGGCTTTTGCTGCCTACATAATTTTGACGCGAGTCTGTGCCAGCAAACTCCATCCCGTGACTTTTACTTTAATTAACTTCACTACCATGTTGTTATTGAGCTTTATCTGCTTGATGCTACCCTTACCAAGCAATTGGAACTTGGTAGTAGTTGACCCCACTAAAATGCTGGAACTAGTTTTAAGCGCGTTTATTTTGGGTGTGCTAACTCTTGCCGGCTATTTGCTCAACAATATTGGTATTGGTAAACTAGGAGCCTCGCGATCGGCGCTCATCGGTGGTAGCATCCCAGTTTTAACCGTGATTTTAGCTGGGTTAATCATTCAAGAAAATTTGGATATTGTGCAAATTCTGGGAGTGTTATTTGTAACCTTTGGCGCAGCGGCTTTCAGCTTTGAAACAATGCGAAATCAGGTTAAACCCTCTAATTCCACGAATTAA
- a CDS encoding IS1634 family transposase yields MNSPLSIEVKNLNHLGIVAGIIDEIGLVDQINKILGQHPQSKVSAGQAVKAMILNGLGFVSGTLYMFPKYMDSYACEHLIGEGVLPEHLNDDRLGRVLDQLYLKGLSGIFTLIALAAVKKYGVDLSSLHLDSSSLHLHGEYKTGLPEVAFERNAPTENEDKLLELAPQPINITYGYSRDHRPDLKQFILELICSSDGDIPIFLKAASGNQSDTKTFAKTLVNFRENIDIDALMVADSALYSAENLNLMKSLKWLCRVPLTVGLAKQILLGIDSKDLIQSEITGYSYIVKSSNYAGIEQRWLIVESQERKKADSKQLMRRVQQAQINAHQKLTKLCNEEFACHRDAKKAALHLSEQLKYHCLAEIKISKKQLKPQGKNKNNNQNDWKYYYQISAQLEQDKAAIELENRASGKFILATNIIDESQLSHTDMIKEYKAQQSCERGFAFLKDPLFLTDSIFIKSPERIEALSMIMGLCLLVYTLGQRQLRGILLAQNQEIKNQLGKPTDRPTLRWIFQCFQGIHLLIVNSVSQISNLSDERLWILQFFPSTCRRYYLLV; encoded by the coding sequence ATGAATTCGCCTTTGAGCATTGAAGTAAAAAATTTAAATCACCTGGGGATAGTAGCAGGAATTATTGATGAAATAGGGTTGGTAGACCAAATAAATAAAATACTTGGACAGCACCCGCAGTCTAAAGTGAGTGCGGGTCAGGCGGTCAAAGCAATGATACTAAACGGGTTAGGGTTTGTATCTGGAACATTATATATGTTTCCTAAATATATGGATAGCTATGCCTGTGAACACTTGATAGGAGAAGGAGTATTACCAGAACATTTAAATGACGACAGACTAGGAAGAGTATTAGACCAATTATATTTAAAAGGATTAAGTGGAATCTTCACTTTAATAGCGTTAGCAGCAGTAAAAAAATATGGAGTAGATTTATCATCGCTACACTTAGATTCTTCTTCATTGCATCTGCACGGAGAATATAAAACTGGTTTACCCGAAGTAGCCTTTGAAAGAAATGCTCCCACAGAAAATGAAGATAAGCTCCTAGAGTTAGCACCACAACCAATAAATATAACTTATGGTTATTCAAGAGATCATAGACCAGACTTAAAACAATTTATTCTAGAGTTAATTTGTAGCAGTGATGGGGATATTCCCATCTTTTTAAAAGCAGCGTCAGGAAATCAATCAGATACGAAAACCTTTGCGAAAACTCTCGTGAATTTTCGAGAAAATATTGATATAGATGCGTTAATGGTAGCAGACAGCGCATTATATAGTGCCGAAAACCTGAATTTGATGAAAAGCCTCAAATGGTTATGCAGAGTTCCATTGACAGTGGGGTTAGCCAAGCAAATACTATTAGGAATAGACTCCAAAGATTTAATCCAAAGTGAAATAACAGGTTATTCATATATAGTCAAGTCTAGTAACTATGCCGGGATCGAGCAAAGATGGCTGATAGTTGAAAGCCAAGAACGGAAAAAAGCAGATTCTAAACAGCTGATGCGCCGTGTTCAGCAAGCCCAAATAAATGCTCATCAAAAGCTCACAAAATTATGTAATGAAGAATTTGCTTGTCATCGAGATGCCAAGAAAGCTGCATTACATCTATCAGAGCAATTAAAATATCATTGTTTGGCTGAAATTAAAATATCTAAGAAACAGTTAAAACCTCAAGGTAAAAACAAAAACAACAATCAGAATGACTGGAAATATTACTATCAGATATCCGCGCAATTAGAGCAAGATAAAGCAGCAATTGAACTTGAAAATCGCGCTTCGGGAAAATTTATTTTAGCAACTAATATTATTGATGAATCCCAATTAAGCCACACTGACATGATTAAGGAATATAAAGCTCAACAATCATGTGAAAGAGGCTTTGCTTTCTTAAAAGACCCTTTATTCTTAACAGATAGCATATTTATTAAGTCACCGGAGCGCATTGAAGCTTTATCAATGATTATGGGGTTATGTTTGTTGGTTTATACTTTAGGACAACGACAGTTACGTGGAATTTTATTAGCTCAAAACCAGGAAATAAAAAATCAATTAGGTAAACCAACAGACCGCCCCACTCTCAGGTGGATATTTCAATGTTTCCAAGGTATTCATTTATTAATTGTTAATAGTGTTTCACAAATATCAAACCTCTCTGATGAAAGATTATGGATATTACAATTTTTTCCTAGTACTTGTCGTCGCTACTATTTATTAGTTTGA